A part of Maridesulfovibrio hydrothermalis AM13 = DSM 14728 genomic DNA contains:
- a CDS encoding penicillin-binding transpeptidase domain-containing protein, with amino-acid sequence MAKRKKESMRASRNKLLFVMVLFALVWTALLGRAAWLQLFMGADLSRLASRQHLAAELERGERGSIYDRNGNLLATSVEASSLYIRPVKVKDVAGTAARLSKILGISKARLIKKLSSKSNFVWIKRQLNDRVASKIKQAGLTGVYLTTEYVRLYPNNQLAGQLLGFAGIDGNGLEGLEKEFNDRLAGRKAQFVVQRDASGRRLYLDAMGREVDIRGKDIHLTIDSHLQSVTENALADAVRKYNGKWGAAIVVEASSGDILAMANCPRFNPNIFRTSSPDIWRNRAALDIVEPGSTFKPFLIAAALEHGVATPEKLFDCENGRWKLNGKYIKDSHKYGWLPTHKILRYSSNIGSAKIGLELGVQNYHKFISDLGFGHKTGLPLPGERKGLIRPPSKWNEIDLAAGSFGQGVGVTAVQMAKGFMAIANKGVAKPLKLVQFPRSGEEEPPKRVFSEDVAEKVLSMMREVVQEDGTGTRSRISGTTVAGKTGTAQKAHKKGGYGTEYLASFIALVPGYNPEYIVFMMVDDPKPNHYGGTVVAPAVKKIMTETLAYYGKLPEKRSKTPVMAAGHQMYSEMPKKALKSNSAHFDVSDDKVPNLTGMPIRRAIEILVQKGFVPRLKGQGMTITRQLPKAGDKWPEERNAEMVLWVSKES; translated from the coding sequence CGTCATGGTCCTTTTCGCCCTGGTGTGGACGGCTCTTCTCGGCAGGGCAGCGTGGCTGCAACTGTTTATGGGAGCGGATCTTTCGCGCCTAGCCTCCCGTCAGCACCTTGCTGCGGAACTTGAGCGCGGTGAACGCGGCTCTATTTATGACCGCAACGGCAACCTGCTGGCTACCAGTGTGGAAGCTTCTTCACTCTACATCCGTCCGGTCAAGGTCAAAGATGTTGCCGGAACAGCAGCCAGACTTTCAAAGATTCTCGGAATTTCAAAGGCGAGGCTTATAAAAAAGCTGTCCAGCAAATCAAATTTTGTCTGGATCAAAAGACAGCTCAACGACCGTGTCGCCAGCAAAATTAAGCAGGCCGGCCTGACCGGAGTATACCTGACAACTGAATATGTCAGACTTTACCCCAATAACCAGCTTGCCGGACAGCTGCTTGGCTTTGCAGGCATTGACGGTAACGGACTTGAAGGGCTTGAAAAAGAATTCAATGACCGCCTTGCAGGACGCAAAGCGCAATTTGTTGTCCAGCGTGATGCCTCCGGACGCAGACTCTATCTTGATGCAATGGGCCGTGAAGTTGACATCAGAGGTAAGGATATCCACCTGACCATTGATTCTCACCTCCAGTCAGTAACAGAGAATGCACTGGCTGACGCAGTGAGAAAATACAATGGCAAATGGGGCGCGGCTATTGTTGTTGAAGCATCATCAGGTGACATTCTGGCTATGGCTAACTGCCCGAGGTTCAACCCGAATATTTTCCGCACCAGTTCTCCGGATATATGGAGAAACCGTGCGGCTCTTGACATTGTGGAACCGGGATCGACGTTCAAACCATTTTTGATTGCTGCGGCACTCGAACATGGGGTGGCGACACCGGAAAAACTCTTCGACTGCGAAAATGGACGCTGGAAGCTGAACGGAAAGTACATAAAAGACTCTCACAAGTACGGCTGGCTCCCGACACATAAAATACTGCGTTACTCCAGCAACATCGGTTCGGCAAAAATAGGGCTGGAGCTGGGCGTGCAGAACTATCACAAGTTTATAAGTGATCTGGGCTTCGGGCATAAAACAGGGCTGCCTCTGCCCGGCGAACGTAAAGGGTTGATCCGTCCCCCTTCAAAATGGAATGAGATCGACCTTGCAGCCGGATCATTCGGGCAGGGCGTGGGCGTAACTGCCGTACAAATGGCAAAAGGCTTTATGGCCATTGCCAACAAAGGTGTTGCCAAACCTCTCAAACTGGTGCAATTCCCCCGCTCCGGGGAAGAAGAACCTCCCAAACGGGTCTTCAGTGAAGATGTAGCCGAAAAGGTTCTCTCCATGATGCGCGAGGTTGTACAGGAAGATGGAACAGGAACCAGATCCAGAATAAGCGGAACAACAGTTGCCGGAAAAACCGGTACGGCACAGAAGGCTCATAAAAAAGGCGGATACGGCACAGAATATCTGGCATCATTTATCGCTCTGGTTCCGGGGTACAACCCTGAATACATAGTTTTCATGATGGTGGACGACCCCAAGCCGAACCATTACGGCGGAACGGTTGTAGCTCCTGCGGTTAAAAAGATCATGACCGAAACACTTGCCTATTACGGCAAGCTGCCGGAAAAACGCAGCAAAACTCCAGTCATGGCAGCCGGGCATCAGATGTATTCTGAAATGCCCAAAAAAGCACTGAAATCAAACTCAGCGCATTTTGATGTTTCCGATGACAAAGTGCCGAACCTGACAGGAATGCCCATTCGCAGGGCAATTGAAATTTTAGTGCAGAAAGGATTTGTCCCCAGACTTAAAGGTCAGGGGATGACCAT